The Sandaracinus amylolyticus genomic interval GTTCGATCGCGGCCTCGAGGTGCGCCTCGTCGGAGGCATCGCGCAGCGCCTCGACGATCACGAGCGCATCGTGGGCGATCTCGCGCTCGCGGGGCCGATCGGGTTCCTCGCGGTGGTGCTGCTGATCGTCGGCACGCTGCGCTCGCCGCGCGCGCTCGCGCTGCTCGCGCTGCCGCTCTTCGTCGGGCTCGTGTGGACGTTCGCGTTCGCGCGCGTCTCGGTGGGAAGCCTCAACATCATCAGCGGCTTCCTGTTCTCGATCCTCTCGGGGCTGGGGATCGAGTACGGCATCCATCTCCACCACCGCTTCGTCGAGATGCGGCGCGAGGGGCTCACGCTCGAGCAGGCGACCGAGCGTTTGCTCGGCACGACCGGTCGCGCGCTCGTCGCGATCGGGATCACGAACGCGAGCGTGTTCCTGGTGAGCGCGCTCGCCGACTTCTCGGGGTTCAACGAGTTCGGGCGCATCGCCGCGGCGGGCATGATCCTCACGCTGATCGCCACCCTGCTCGGGTTCCCCGCGCTCAACGTGATCTCGGAGCGCTGGCGGCCCACGCCGATCCCGCCCGAGGACCAGCGCGAGGTGCGCGCGATCGTCGTTCCGCGCGCGGTGCGCCGCGGGATCCTCGCGGCGGTGCCCGCGTTCGCGATCGGATCGCTGATCGTGATCGCGACCGGCGGCGTCCGCTTCGAGGGCAACTGGCGCGTGCTGCAGGGCGACAGCGAGACGACGCGCTTCGACGAGTACGTGCGCGAGCAGCTCGAGGGCACGTTCACCAACGCGGTGATCTGGGTGCGCGATCGCCGCGAGGCCGCGGTCGTGGTGGAGGCGGTGCGCGAGCTCGGGGCGGCGCGCCCTGCGGATCGCTGGGACGTGGCGGAGATCCGCGGGCTCGACGACGTGGTGCCGCCCGCCGAGGCACAACGCACGCGCGCCGCGCTCGCCGCGGAGCTGCGCGTGCAGCTCGAGCGAGTGCGCCCGGAGCGCCTCGACGAGCGCGGTCGCGAGCGGCTCGCCGAGGCGCTGCGGCTCACGCACGTCGAGCCCTTCGGCGTCGACGACGTGCCCGAGTCGTTCGTGCGCGCGTTCCGCACCATCGGCGACGACGGAACGCTGCTCGTGGTCCGCACCGCGCGGACCTACCGCGAGACCGACGAGATCGTGGGCTGGGCCGAGCAGGTGCGCGCGATCTCGGACGAGCTCGCGCGGCGCGGGCTCACGGTGTCGATCCTCAGCGAGAACTGGATCGCGGGGGAGATCTTCACGACGATCTTCGCGGACGGGCCCTTCCTGCTGATCGGCACGCTGCTCGTCGTGTTCGTCGTGCTGCTGTTCGATCTGCGCGGCTTCCGCGCGGCGGCGGTCGTGCTCGGGTCGGTGCTGATCGGGCTCGCGGGGCTCGGCGGCGCGATGGCGCTCTCGGGCGTCGACCTGAACTTCATGAACGCCGGGATCCTGCCGATCTGCGTGGGGATCAGCCTCGACAACGCGCTGCACATCTACCACCGCTATCGCGCCGAGGGACGCGACGCGATCCCGGTCGTGCTGCGCCGTACCTCGAGCGCGAACCTGCTCTCGTCGATGACGAACCTCGTCGGGTTCGGCGCGCTCGCGCTGGCGCGTCACGAGGGGCTGCGCTCGGTCGCGTTCCTCGCGGTGCTCGGCGTGGCGCTCACGTACGTGTCGACGAGCGTGTTCTTCCCGCTCGCGCTGCAGGCGTTCGGACGCATCGATCGCCCGTCGGGCGAGCCGCTCGTCGACTGATCGCGACATCGCGCCTCGCGCGGGCTGCGCGCGTGGGACGGGCGGCGCCGCGCGGCCGCGATCCACGTCGCGCACGCTGGTGCGAAGGGCCGCGCACGGGCGCAGTCGCGCACGGTATGTCCGTTGCTGAGCACGTGGCGCATGTCGCTCGTGCACCTGCTGTTCGGACGACGGCTCGCCACCGAAGAAGACGAGGGTGAGCGCGTCGGTCCGATCGCCGGCGTGCCGATCCTCGGGCTCGACGCGCTCGCGTCCGCGTCGTACGGCCCCGAGGCGCTGCTCACGGTGCTGATCGGGCTGGGCACGCTCGCGACGCAGTACGTGCCGTGGATCACGCTGCTGATCGTCGGGCTGCTCGGGATCCTCTACGTCTCGTATCGCCAGACGATCGCGGCCTATCCGAGCGGCGGGGGCGCGTACAGCGTCGCGAAGGAGAACATGGGGACGAACGCGTCGCTGCTCGCCGCGGCGGCGCTCGCGATCGACTACGTGCTCAACGTCGCGGTCGCGGTGTCGGCCGGCATCGGCGCCTTGGTCTCGGCGGTCCCGACGCTGCTGTCGTACACGGTCGAGCTCTGCCTGGGCGTCGTCGCGCTCCTCACGATCGTGAACCTGCGCGGCGTGCGCGCGTCGGGCGCGGCGTTCGCGATCCCGACGTACGTGTTCGTGGCATCGCTCTTCGCGGTGATCGCGATCGGCGTGGCGCGCACGGTCGCATCGGGTGGCGCTCCCGTGCCGGTCGATCCGCCGCACCTCGCCACTCCGCACGCGACGACGTCGCTCGTGTCGCTCTGGCTCCTGGTGCACGCGTTCTCGAGCGGCTGCACCGCGATGACCGGCGTCGAAGCGGTGAGCAACGGCGTGCCGATCTTCCACCCGCCCGCGTGGGTGGGCGCCCGGCGCACGCTCACGCTGATCGTCGGGATCCTCGTCGTGCTCCTGCTCGGCGTCGCGTTCCTCTCGCGCGCGTACGGGATCACGGCGACCCCGCCCGGCACCGCACAGTACGAGAGCGTGCTCTCGCAGATGGTCGCCGCGGTCGTGGGGCGCGGGCCCTTCTACTACGTCGCGATCGGGAGCGTGGTCGCGGTGCTGTGTCTCTCGGCGAACACGAGCTTCGCGGACTTCCCGCGCCTGTGCCGCATCATCGCGGTCGATCGTTTCCTGCCGGAGATGTTCGTGCATCGCGGGCGGCGGCTCGCGTACTCGTTCGGCATCCTCGCGCTCGCGACGACGTCCGCCGTGCTGCTCGTGGTCTTCGAGGGGATCACCGATCACTTGATCCCGCTCTTCGCGATCGGCGCGTTCCTCGCGTTCACGACGTCGCAAGCGGCGATGGTCGCGCACTGGTGGCGGGTGCGCGGTCCTTCGTGGTGGAGGCACCTCGCGGTCAACGCGCTCGGCGCGGTCGCGACGGCCACGACGCTGATCGTGATCGCGATCTCGAAGCTCGAGGACGGCGCGTGGATCAGCGTGGTGCTCGTCGCGGGATCGATCCTGCTCTTCAAGCGCGTGCGCGCGCACTACGACTTCGTCGCGCACGCGACCGCAGCGCGCGACGTGACGCTCGACTTCCGCAAGAGCGAGCCTCCGATCGTCGTCGTGCCGATGCTGCGCTGGGATGCGGTCACCGTGAAGGCGCTGCGCTTCGCGATCGGTTTCTCGCCCGAGGTGATGGCCGTGCAGGTGCTCACCGGCGATCGCGACGCCGACGACCTCACGTCGCGATGGCGTCACCTCGTCGTCGAGCCGGCGGACCGGCTCGGCGTGCCGGCACCGCGGCTCGTCGTGATCCACTCGCGCTATCGCGAGCTGCTGCGCACGCTCGTGCGCTTCGTGCGGCACGTCTCGTCGCGGCACCCGGATCGCGAGATCGCAGTCGTGGTGCCGCAGCTCGTCGAGCCGCGCTGGTACCAGTGGCTGCTCCACACACCGATCGCGTCGCTGCTCAAGACGGCGCTCCTGCTGCGCGGCGGACCGCAGATCGTCGTGATCAACACCCCCTGGTACCTCGACGCGTGGATCCCCGAGCAGCGCCGGCTCGCGGCGCCCCCGATGCGAGGGGGCCTCGGCGACGCTGCGCCCACGTGATTCGCGCCGCCGCGCCCACGGCGCGCGCGGTACGCTGCGCGCGTGCCCATGCTCCCGCTCGCTCGTGAGATCGACACGCCCGCCGCGCGCGCGGCGATCGACGCGTTCGCCGCGGCGGGAGGAGACGCGTCGCACGAGGGCGCGCGCGCGCTGGTCGGGGTGCTCGGCGAGCACGCGCCCGCGCTCCTGCCGCTCGCGCTCGGCGATCCGACGCTGCCCGGCGACGTGCTGCGGATCGGGCTCGCGCGGCGCGCGCGCGTCGCCGCGCTGATCCGGCAGTTCGGCGCGGCGACGCAGGGCATGGAGGACGGGCCCGAGCTGCGGCGCGCGATGCGCCGGCTGCGGCACCGTCACATCGTGCGCATCGCGCTGCAGGAGATCCTGCGGCTCGCGGACATCGACTCGACGAGCGCGGAGATGGCGGCCCTCGCGGCGGCCGCGTGCGACAGCGCGCTCGAGGCGGCGAAGCGCACCGTCGAGAAGCGCTTCGGCGTGCCGGTCGGCGAAGGTGGCGCGCCGATCGGCCTCACGTGCCTCGGCATGGGCAAGCTCGGCGGCTGGGAGCTCAACCTCGGCAGCGACGTCGATCTCTGCTTCTTCTACGAGACCGACGACGGCGAGGTGCCGGGCGACGCGATCTCGGTGCACGAGCACCACGCGCGCACGACGGCGCGCTGCGTCGCCGCGATCTCCGACGTGACCGAGGACGGGTTCTGCTTCCGCGTCGATCTGCGGCTGCGCCCCGAGGGCACGCGCGGCCCGCTGGTGAACTCGCTCGCGAGCGCGGAGCGCTACTACGAGAGCTGGGGGCGGACCTGGGAGCGCGCGGCGCTGCTGCGCGCGCGGCCGATCGCGGGGGATCGCGCGCTGGGGCGCCGACTGCTCGATGCGCTGCGTCCGTTCGTGTTCCGTCGCACCGTCGATCCCGGGATCGCGCGCGAGATGGCGCAGATGCTCGAGCGCTCGCGTCGCGAGCTCGCGGTCGACGAGGCGCGCGACGTGAAGCTCGGGCGCGGCGGCATCCGCGAGGCCGAGTTCTTCGTGCAGACGCTGCAGCTCGTGTGGGGCGGGCGGAACCCGCAGCTCCAGGTGCCGGGCACGATCCAGGCGCTCACGCGGCTCGAGGCCGCCGGGTTGGTGCGCGAGCGCGAGGCGCGCGCGCTCGCGGCGGCATGGGCGCGGCTGCGCCGCATCGAGCACCGCATCCACGCGTGGTCGGGCTACCAGACGCACCAGCTGCCGCCCGAAGGCGCCGAGCGCGCGCGCTTCGCACGCTCGCTGGGCTACGACGACGATCACGCGCTCGAGCGCGTGATGCGCGAGGATCGCGCGCGCATCGCCGAGCTCTTCGACTCGCTGATGCCCGAGGGCACGAGCGGCCGGCGCGAGCGCACGGCGCGCGAGGAGCAGCTCGAGGCGCTCTGTGATCGCATCGCGTCGGGGGCCGACGTCGACACCGTCGCGGAGCTCGTCGCGCCGCTGCTCCCGGTGGGCGATCCCCACGAGGCCGCGGAGCACCTCTGTCGCCTCGCCCGGCGCGCCGACGCACCGCTCGGCCCGGTGATGCGCGAGACCGATCCCGAGCTCGGCCCGCGCCTGCTCGAGGAGGTCTCGAGCGTCGCCGATCCGATGGCGAGCCTGCGCCACCTCGCGGAGTTCTTCGCGCGCCTGCGCGGGCTGTCGCACGAGCGGAGGCTCTTCGAAGATCCGCTGCTGCTCCGGCGCCTCGTCGCGCTCTTCGGCACGTCGGTCACGCTCTCGAGCGGGCTCATCGGGCACCCGGAGGAGCTCGATCTCCTCCTCGCGCCGGGTGTCGTCGACGCGCGCGAGGTCGACGCGCTGCACGCCGAGGTCGACGCGCTGATCGCGCGCGACGACGAGGTCGACGCGGAGGCCGTGGTCGCGGCGATGCGGCGCGCCAAGCGCGGCGCGACGCTGCGCGCGGGGCTCGCGCTCGCGGCCGGCGAGCTCGCGCTCGACGACTGCATGCGCGTGCTGACGCTCACCGCGGAGCGACAGATCCGCGCCGCGGTCGCGCTCGCGACGCGCGAGTCGATCGCGCGCTTCGGACCGCCGGCGATCGGCGCGAACGGCGAGCGCGCATCGCTCGTCGTGGTCGCGATGGGGAAGCTCGGCGCGCGCGAGCTCGGCTTCGGCGGCGACCTCGATCTGATCTTCCTCTACGACGAGGACGGCGACACCGAAGGCGCGCGCTCGATCGGCCACGCCGAGCTCTTCTCGCGCATCGCGCAGCGCACCGTCCGCGTGCTCTCGCAGCCCGACGGCGAGGGCCCCGGCTACGCGACCGACACCCGCCTCCGCCCCAGCGGCGCGCAAGGCACGCTCGTCGTCTCGCTCGCGTCGTTCGATCGCTACCACCACGAGAACGCGGCGCCGTGGGAGCGACAGGCGCTGCTCCGCGCGCGCCCGATCGCGGGCGAGCCCGCGCTCTGCGAGGCCGTCCGCGCGCGCATCGCCGCGATCACGGTCGGCGGCGAGCCGCCTCCGCCGCCCGAAGCGCTCGCGGAGATGCGCGCGCGCATCCAGACCGAGCTTGCTGGCGAGAGCCGCGATCGATACCATCCCAAGCTCGGCTTCGGGGGTCTGGTGGACGTCGAGTTCCTCGCCCAATGGCTTCAGATGGAGCAGCGACTCCGGACGGAGCCCGAGGCGGTCCCCACCACGCCGGGCCTCGTCGCCGCGCTCGCGAGCGCGGGGCGCATCTCGCGCGCCGACGCGGACGCGCTGATCGAGGGCTTCGCGTTCCTGCGCGCGATCGAGCAGACGCTGAAGCTCCTCGACGAGACGCGCGAGCCCGTCCTGCGACCGGGATCGCGCACCGCGGAGCAGCTCGCGCGACGGCTCGGCATCCGAGAGCGCGACGGGCACGATCCCGCGCGCGTGCTGACCTCGTCGTACCAGCGCACCGTCGAGGAGATCCGCGCCGTGTTCGAGCGCGTCATCGCGCCGGTGCCGGCGCCCTCGCCGTGGTCTGCGGAGGCGAGCGCGTGATCCCGCTCTCCGTGTTCGTCGTGCATCCCGACGCCGCGATCGCGGCGCGCATCGCGAGAGCGGTCGCGGTCGCGGGCCACGCGCCCGTCATGCTCGCGGACGGCGAGCGCGCGATCGACCGCTTCGTGCAGGAGCCGGCCGACGTGGTCGTCGTCGACTTCTTCCTGCCGGGGCGCGACGGCGTGGCGACGATCGAGTCGATCCGCTGGGCGCCCGGCGGCCGCGACGCGCACGTGGTGCTGCTCGGGGAGCGCAACCCCGAGAGCGCGACGCTCTACGAGCTCGGTCGGCGCGTGGGCGCGACCGCGACGCTGCTCGGACCGCTCGACGACGACGCGATCGAGCGCCTCGTCGACGTGCTCGCCCGCCCGCCCGGCGAGAGCACGCGCGTCGCGAGCGCCGACGAGATCGGCGGACAGCTCGAGCGCCTGCTGCTCCCGACCGACGCGTTCGCGCAGCGCCCGACGATCACCGACGCGAAGCGCGAGGACGCGGGCGACACCGACGAGCCGCCCGCCGGCGACGACGCGGCCGCGGCGTGGCCCGTGGTCGAGACCGTGATGGCGAACGCGTCGCGCGCGCCGACGCGCGAGGCGCACCACGACCTCGAGGACGGCGGCTCCGGCGTGCTGCGTCGTCCCACGTCGGGCCGCCTCACGACGCCGCCGCCCGCGATGCGCACCCCGGAGATCACGCCCGCTCGCGAGATCCCGCCCGAGGCGGATGCCGCGCACGCCGGTGCTCGCGAGGTGTTCGCCGATGCCGCCGCGCTCGAAGAAGGCCGTCACGTCGGCGCCGACGCGCGCGCGAGCGAAGAAGGCTCGCAGCGCATCATGGGCACCTTCGAGGAGGCGAGCTTCGCCGCGCTCCTGCGGCGCCTCGCCGATCAGCGCGCGAGCGGCGCGCTCGTGTGCGTCGCCGAGGGGCTGCGGCGCGAGACGACGACGGGCGATCCACCCACGAAGGTCGTCTACTTCCGCGCCGGGGTGCCGACCCACGTGCGCTCGAACCTGCTCGACGAGTGCCTCGGTCAGATCCTCCTGCGCCGCCGCCGCATCGGCGCGGCGACGCTCGAGGAGTCGATCCGCCGCATGCGCCTCGGGCACGGCCTCCAGGGCGAGATCCTGATCGACATGGGCGCGCTCGCGCCGCTCGAGCTCGGCGAGGCGCTCGCCGATCAGGCGCGCGACAAGCTCTTCGACGTGTTCGGCTGGATGCGCGGGACCTATCGGTTCTCGACCAAGCTCGAGCCGCCCGCGGGCTCGGTCGGCATCGAGCTCGGGCTCGCGGAGATCGTCTACGAGGGCGTGTGCGCGGCGATGCCCGCGACGCGCCTCTTCGAGCTTCTCTCGCCGCACCTCGCGCGGTACCTCGTGCCCGATCCGGTCCAGCTCGCGCGCTTCGTGCGCGTGCGCCTCGTGCCCGAAGCGCGGCAGGTGCTCGGGCGCGTCGACGGCAAGCTCACGCTGCGCGAGGTGCTCTCGATGGGCACGCGCCCCGGCGCGGTCGCGCAGCTCGTCTACGCGATGGAGTGCCTCGGCGCGGTGCACTACGCCGAGACGCCCGGGCGCGCGCTGCGCTCGAGCGAGACACGCGGGCTGCCCTCGAGCCGCAGCGTGCCGACGCCGCTCTCCGCCGAGGACGCCACCGGCGACGACGCGATGGAGCAGATCGCCGACGAGGCGACCGAGCCGCCGCACGGCGTCCTGCTCCCGCCCCGGCATGCGGGCGGCGAAGGCGCGGGCGAAGCGTGGGACGACGCGACCTCGCCGGCGCGCGGGCGCGTGGTGCCCGACGCCCGCCCCGGGATGGCGCGCGGTGACGCCTCGGGCATGCTCGCGACGCCCGAGCACGACGAGCGTCGCGAGCCCGCGCCCATCGCCGACGAGGACGACGAGACGGCGCCGCCGACCGGTCTCGACGCGCGCGTCGACGAGCTCTTCGAGGCCGAGCGCCACTTCCGGCGCGGCAACCGCGCGCTCGATCGCGGCAAGGTCGCGGAGGCGCTCGGCGCGTTCTCGAAGGCGTACGAGATCTGTCCGGACCAGGGCGAGTTCCTCGCGTACGTCGGCTGGGCGCGGCACTGCCTCGCGCCGGAGGACCGCCGCTCGAACGACGCCGCGCTCGCCGAGCTCGCGCAGGCGCGCGATCTCTCGCCCGAGCTCCACGTGACGCACCTGCTCCACGCGCGCGTGCTCGCGAGCGCGGGCCGCACTGCCGAGGCGCACGGGGCGTACCTGCGCGTGCTGCAGATCGATCCCGGCTGCGCGGAGGCCCGCGCCGCGATCGACGCGCTCGTGTGAGCGGCGCGCGCTTGAAAGAACGGCGTCGCGGCCGATAGATAGGCGCGATGGTGACGATCGGAACGCGGGTGCTCGCCGGGGACGTGGGCGGCACCAAGACCGCTCTCTCGCTCTGCGAGCGGCACGAGCGGGGCTGGATCGAGGTCGCGACGACCACCTTCCCCAGCGCGGACCACGCCGGGCTCGAGGCCCCGGCGCGAGCGTTCCTCCAGACCGTCGGCGGCGCGCCGATCTCCGCGGCCGCCTTCGGGGTCGCGGGGCCGGTGAAGGACCACCGTGTCTACACCACCAACCTGCCCTGGCTCGTCGACGGGCCCTCGCTCGCCGTCGCGCTGGGCGCGCAGCGCGTCGCGGTGATCAACGACTTCGAGGCGACGGCGCGCGGGCTCCTCGAGCTCGGCCCCGAGCACGTCGCGGTGATCCAGGAGGGCGTCATCGACCCGATGGGCCCGATCGCGCTGCTCGGCGCCGGGACCGGCCTCGGCGAGGCCACCGTGGTGCGCACGCCCGCGGGAGTGCGCGTGCTGCCGAGCGAGGGCGGGCACACCGACTTCGCGCCGCGCGACGAGGTGGAGGACGGGCTCCTGCGCTTCCTGCGCCGCCGCCATCCCGATCACGTCTCGTACGAGCGCGTCGTCTCCGGCATGGGCCTCGCGGCGATCCACGCGTACGTCGTCGAGAGCGGCCTCGCGACGTGCCATCCGTCGACGCTCGCGCGTCTGGTCGACGAAGACCCCGGCGCGGTGATCGGCGAGCTCGGTGCCTCCGGCAGCGACCCCGCATGCGCGCACGCGGTGGCGATGTTCGTGTCGCTCTATGGCGCCGAGGCCGGCAATCTCGCGCTCAAGACGCTCCCGACGGGCGGGCTCTTCGTCGCGGGCGGGATCGCGCCCAAGCTGCTCGGCGCGATCCGCGGCGGCGCGTTCCTCTCGTCGTTCCTCGCGAAGGGACGGATGCGCCCGGTGCTCGAGACGATCCGCATCTCGATCGTCGTCGAGCCGCGCGTCGGGCTGCACGGCGCGCGCGCGCTCGCGGCCTCGCTCGTGGAGTGATCACGCGACGTTCGACACGCTCGGACGCGGCGGGTACCCTCGCGCGTCACCCACCGGAACACGCTTCGATGGACGTCACCTGCGAGCGCTGCGGGACCGAGTACGAGTTCGACGAGACGCTCGTCGCGGCGCGCGGGACCACGGTCAAGTGCACGAACTGCGGGCACCTCTTCAAGGTGTTCCGCCCGGGCGCCGCGGCAGCGTCGAGCGCGCCCGGCGACGCGCGCGTGTGGACCATTCGCCGCGCCGGCGGCGGGCCGAGCGAGAGCATCGCGTCGCTGAAGGAGCTGCAGCGCCGGATCACGCTCGGTCAGCTCACGCCGGACGACGAGATCTCGCGCAGCGGCGAGGGCTGGAAGCGCCTCGGCGACATCGCCGAGCTCCAGACGTTCTTCGCGGCGGCGCACGCCGGCCGCGGCGAGCGTCGCGACGCGACGGGCACCCAGCGCCGCGAGCCGACCGGCGCGAGCGCGACGCGGCGCGAGCCTGCGGGCCGCGAGCCTGCGGGCCGCGAGCCGACCGGCCGCGAGCCGACCGGGCGCGAGCCGACCGGCCGCGAGCCGACCGGCCGCCAGCCCACGGGGCGCGGCGACGATCGCCGGGCGTACGCGCCGACGATGGAGATGGCGGGCCCGGCACCGAGCGCGCCCCCCGCGGGCCGCGGCCAGGGCGCCGGCAAGTCGACGATGCTGGGCATGGGCGGCGCGAGCGCGCCGCCGCCGCGGCCGTCGTCGCAGCCGCTGCCCGCGGTCGACGAGATCAAGGGGCGCACCCTCGAGATGGCGGTGCCCCCGCCCGCCGGCGCACCGACGCCCTCGCAGGCGCCTCGGAGCGGCTCTGCGTCCGCGCCGCGCCCGGTGTCCGACGCCCACGCGACCACGCCCGGCGGCGCGCGCGCGCCCTCGGCGCGACCGCCCGCCCCGCCGCGCGCCGCGCCCCCGACGTCACGCCCGCCCGCGCCCACGCTCGGCGCGACGACGCCGGCGCCCCTGCCGCCTCCGCCGCACGCGCCGGCGAGCCCGTCCACGCCGGCGCCCCGCACGGCGACGCCGACGCCCTCGGGCGAGAAGCGCCCGTCGTTCCGCCCGCTCCACGTCGACGAGGACGACGATCAGCCGGCACGCCCCCGCGCGCGCAGCCGCAGCGGGCTCTGGGTCGCGCTGGTCGTGCTGCTCGCGATCGGCGGCGGCGTGGCGGCGGGATGGGACGGGATCGCGGCGCTGCTCGGCGGCGGCGAGGAGGCCGATCGCGCCGCGCCGTTCGTGGCCGCGGGCGACGAGGCGCTCCGGCTCGATCACGAGGACGCGTACGACGACGCGATCGCGCACTACACGAAGGCGCTCGCGTTCCGCGAGCACGACGCGCGCGCGCTCACCGGTCTGTCGCGCGCCCACGCGCTGATCGCGCAGCAGCACACGTTCGACGCGATCGATCTCGAGGCGCGCGCCGAGGCCGACGCGACGCTGCGCGGCGAGGCCGCGACGCTGAGGCGCGACGCGCGCGAGCACGCCGAGGATGCGCGCGAGCACGCCGAGGCGGCCGCGCGACACGGCGCGGGCGACGCCGACGCCGAGATCGCCCTGAGCGACGCGCTGCGGCTCGCCGGAGACCCGACGCTCTCGCGCTCGCGGCTCGATCGTGCGCGCACGCTGCGCAGCGCGCCGTCGGCCGAGGGCCTGCGCGTCGAGGCGCTGCTGGTCGCCGATCAGGCGGGCGCGATCGCGGCGGCGCGTCCGCTCGCCGAGCGCGCGATCGCGGAGGACCCGGGGCTCGTGCGCGCGCGCCTGCTGCTCGCGCGGGCCCACCTCGCGGCGGGCGACGTGAGCGCGGCGCAGCTCCAGCTGCAAGCCGTGCTCGATCGCGTCCCCGAGCACCCGATCGCCACCGCGATGCGCGCCGCGATCGACGCAGGACGTCCGCCCGCCGCGCCCGTGGTGGCGAGCGCCGACGCCGGCACGCCCGTCGCGGTGGCGCCGCCTCCCACGCCGACGCCTCCGCCGCCGACGACCACGACCAGCACCCCGCCGCCGACCCCGACGGTCGCGTCCCCGCCCACGACGCCGGCCGAGCCCGCGATGCCGCGCGGCTACGACGCGCTGGTGCGCGAGGCCGAGCAGCGCCTCGAGAACGGCGACACGCGGCGCGCCCGCGCGCTCTACGAGCAGGCGCTCCGCGAGCGCGCCGGGCCCGAGGCGAGCGCGGGGCTCGGCTTCGTGATGCTCGCCGAGGGCAACGTCCGCGGCGCGCTGACGCAGCTCGAGACCGCGGCGGATCGCGGGTACGCCGACGCGCTGATCGGC includes:
- a CDS encoding DUF4388 domain-containing protein, with translation MIPLSVFVVHPDAAIAARIARAVAVAGHAPVMLADGERAIDRFVQEPADVVVVDFFLPGRDGVATIESIRWAPGGRDAHVVLLGERNPESATLYELGRRVGATATLLGPLDDDAIERLVDVLARPPGESTRVASADEIGGQLERLLLPTDAFAQRPTITDAKREDAGDTDEPPAGDDAAAAWPVVETVMANASRAPTREAHHDLEDGGSGVLRRPTSGRLTTPPPAMRTPEITPAREIPPEADAAHAGAREVFADAAALEEGRHVGADARASEEGSQRIMGTFEEASFAALLRRLADQRASGALVCVAEGLRRETTTGDPPTKVVYFRAGVPTHVRSNLLDECLGQILLRRRRIGAATLEESIRRMRLGHGLQGEILIDMGALAPLELGEALADQARDKLFDVFGWMRGTYRFSTKLEPPAGSVGIELGLAEIVYEGVCAAMPATRLFELLSPHLARYLVPDPVQLARFVRVRLVPEARQVLGRVDGKLTLREVLSMGTRPGAVAQLVYAMECLGAVHYAETPGRALRSSETRGLPSSRSVPTPLSAEDATGDDAMEQIADEATEPPHGVLLPPRHAGGEGAGEAWDDATSPARGRVVPDARPGMARGDASGMLATPEHDERREPAPIADEDDETAPPTGLDARVDELFEAERHFRRGNRALDRGKVAEALGAFSKAYEICPDQGEFLAYVGWARHCLAPEDRRSNDAALAELAQARDLSPELHVTHLLHARVLASAGRTAEAHGAYLRVLQIDPGCAEARAAIDALV
- the glnE gene encoding bifunctional [glutamate--ammonia ligase]-adenylyl-L-tyrosine phosphorylase/[glutamate--ammonia-ligase] adenylyltransferase, whose protein sequence is MLPLAREIDTPAARAAIDAFAAAGGDASHEGARALVGVLGEHAPALLPLALGDPTLPGDVLRIGLARRARVAALIRQFGAATQGMEDGPELRRAMRRLRHRHIVRIALQEILRLADIDSTSAEMAALAAAACDSALEAAKRTVEKRFGVPVGEGGAPIGLTCLGMGKLGGWELNLGSDVDLCFFYETDDGEVPGDAISVHEHHARTTARCVAAISDVTEDGFCFRVDLRLRPEGTRGPLVNSLASAERYYESWGRTWERAALLRARPIAGDRALGRRLLDALRPFVFRRTVDPGIAREMAQMLERSRRELAVDEARDVKLGRGGIREAEFFVQTLQLVWGGRNPQLQVPGTIQALTRLEAAGLVREREARALAAAWARLRRIEHRIHAWSGYQTHQLPPEGAERARFARSLGYDDDHALERVMREDRARIAELFDSLMPEGTSGRRERTAREEQLEALCDRIASGADVDTVAELVAPLLPVGDPHEAAEHLCRLARRADAPLGPVMRETDPELGPRLLEEVSSVADPMASLRHLAEFFARLRGLSHERRLFEDPLLLRRLVALFGTSVTLSSGLIGHPEELDLLLAPGVVDAREVDALHAEVDALIARDDEVDAEAVVAAMRRAKRGATLRAGLALAAGELALDDCMRVLTLTAERQIRAAVALATRESIARFGPPAIGANGERASLVVVAMGKLGARELGFGGDLDLIFLYDEDGDTEGARSIGHAELFSRIAQRTVRVLSQPDGEGPGYATDTRLRPSGAQGTLVVSLASFDRYHHENAAPWERQALLRARPIAGEPALCEAVRARIAAITVGGEPPPPPEALAEMRARIQTELAGESRDRYHPKLGFGGLVDVEFLAQWLQMEQRLRTEPEAVPTTPGLVAALASAGRISRADADALIEGFAFLRAIEQTLKLLDETREPVLRPGSRTAEQLARRLGIRERDGHDPARVLTSSYQRTVEEIRAVFERVIAPVPAPSPWSAEASA
- a CDS encoding efflux RND transporter permease subunit, with amino-acid sequence MSSERTPSSLERGLARLGRVTHRHPWAIVLVLLASMVPAGWLASGLSIRSSFLDLLPEDRPAVRQLHDVLDRAQVTSNVLVAIDNEDPEAARRFAQAMAARLASEPLVRAVDARFDVEFFEERQLLFVEESELRSMVDRAQEAIDDEVMRESGFDLGLDEDEGEREDVASPTELLEEAARRAPSLQSWAVTRDGRWLCMWVVFSGASGDLDFAREAHGVVARAEQDVRRDGGFDRGLEVRLVGGIAQRLDDHERIVGDLALAGPIGFLAVVLLIVGTLRSPRALALLALPLFVGLVWTFAFARVSVGSLNIISGFLFSILSGLGIEYGIHLHHRFVEMRREGLTLEQATERLLGTTGRALVAIGITNASVFLVSALADFSGFNEFGRIAAAGMILTLIATLLGFPALNVISERWRPTPIPPEDQREVRAIVVPRAVRRGILAAVPAFAIGSLIVIATGGVRFEGNWRVLQGDSETTRFDEYVREQLEGTFTNAVIWVRDRREAAVVVEAVRELGAARPADRWDVAEIRGLDDVVPPAEAQRTRAALAAELRVQLERVRPERLDERGRERLAEALRLTHVEPFGVDDVPESFVRAFRTIGDDGTLLVVRTARTYRETDEIVGWAEQVRAISDELARRGLTVSILSENWIAGEIFTTIFADGPFLLIGTLLVVFVVLLFDLRGFRAAAVVLGSVLIGLAGLGGAMALSGVDLNFMNAGILPICVGISLDNALHIYHRYRAEGRDAIPVVLRRTSSANLLSSMTNLVGFGALALARHEGLRSVAFLAVLGVALTYVSTSVFFPLALQAFGRIDRPSGEPLVD
- a CDS encoding APC family permease; protein product: MSLVHLLFGRRLATEEDEGERVGPIAGVPILGLDALASASYGPEALLTVLIGLGTLATQYVPWITLLIVGLLGILYVSYRQTIAAYPSGGGAYSVAKENMGTNASLLAAAALAIDYVLNVAVAVSAGIGALVSAVPTLLSYTVELCLGVVALLTIVNLRGVRASGAAFAIPTYVFVASLFAVIAIGVARTVASGGAPVPVDPPHLATPHATTSLVSLWLLVHAFSSGCTAMTGVEAVSNGVPIFHPPAWVGARRTLTLIVGILVVLLLGVAFLSRAYGITATPPGTAQYESVLSQMVAAVVGRGPFYYVAIGSVVAVLCLSANTSFADFPRLCRIIAVDRFLPEMFVHRGRRLAYSFGILALATTSAVLLVVFEGITDHLIPLFAIGAFLAFTTSQAAMVAHWWRVRGPSWWRHLAVNALGAVATATTLIVIAISKLEDGAWISVVLVAGSILLFKRVRAHYDFVAHATAARDVTLDFRKSEPPIVVVPMLRWDAVTVKALRFAIGFSPEVMAVQVLTGDRDADDLTSRWRHLVVEPADRLGVPAPRLVVIHSRYRELLRTLVRFVRHVSSRHPDREIAVVVPQLVEPRWYQWLLHTPIASLLKTALLLRGGPQIVVINTPWYLDAWIPEQRRLAAPPMRGGLGDAAPT